The Onychomys torridus chromosome 2, mOncTor1.1, whole genome shotgun sequence sequence CTCCTCACTAACCCCTCAGGTTTGGGAGCACATACTTCCTGCTATAGTGTATTAAATATTATCTGGGGAGGAAGAGCACTCAGGTTCAAAGAGATCAAGGACATCTGCAGAACACATAGCAAATTCAGCAGTGCCTAAGAGAAGAAAACCAACCACAGTCTGTGACTGAAGGTCCTTGGGCCCCAAAAGACAATTAATTGACTCTTATTGTAGTCAACAGACTGATAGCTCCGAGTGGCATCCGGATTCAATTCACCCTTCACCTCCTACCCACACCGACTGATCTGAGACTGTTTCTAGACATACAGCTACTCTGAGGAACATTTTTTGAgactgccttggctgtcctggaactcactatgtagaacaggttggcctcagactccacctgcccctgcctcccgagtgctgggattaaagtggcATACCACTTCTTAAGTATCATGTGCCCACTCTTCCCTAAGAGGCCTGTCAAGATCATTCTTCAGACCAACTTCATTCACTCTGTCACCTACCACAGATTCCCGGGCTTTCAGATAACAgcgctagagagatggctcagtggttaagagagtgtaactgctcttccagagagcacaggttggattcccagcacccatgtcaggtggttcacaacctcctgtaactctaaCTCTGAGGGACCCAacgcctctggcctccaagggcacccacacacatatagatggcatacacacacatgatttaaaataagtaaagtttttaataatttttaaaggacgGTGCCactgcttccttttcctcatgCTCAGACCTCGAGCTCTTTAGATAGATCGTGGGGGTTGGGTGAGAGATAGGGAGGGACTAGGGGCTTATATGTGAGGAACtggagttccatccccagaatccaACCTCCCAAAAAGAaagtgggagggaagaggggacctgggaggcagggaaggTAGACGAAAGCTGGATGTTGGGAAGACAGCATCTTAAATAACCAACACCTAACTAGTCTGCCGTGACTCTTCCCATTCAACCATGTGCAATAAGCAGATAATAGGTAAATACGAGATTTTACTCAACACATATaccccaaaaaaaggaagaaagaaaagaaacaggaagcaagTGTCATGACCGAAGTCACTGATTTGTTCTGGAACTAGACTAGCAGCAGGGGACGGGCTCACAGACCAGCATCTCAGCAGTAGAGAGAGGAGTGACTTAGGAACACAGCCCCAGCCATATTCTCCAAAGAGGATAAGGGAGGGAAAAACCGCGCCATGGAGATGGTCCACAGGGGCCCCACTCAAGCTCCTGGAAACAAGGAAGCTACAGGTCATGAGACTCCAGCAGAGATGCTCCAAACTCCTCCAGGAGAGCTTCACAGTTAGGGGGGTGGATCCAGCTCAAACAGGTTTCTAAATACAGTGGAAGAGACCTGAAAAGCAAGAATGGTGATGCCTGAGAGTGCGAGATAGACATGGGTTTGacatccttccttcttctgctCCTCAGCATCTCCACCACAGGATTCCAACTCCTCCCCAGCCAAGCCAGGAAGACTCAGCCTTACCAAGTAGCTGCTTCCTGTGGTGCTTGAGTTTGGACCTCCCGCCAGAAAGCAGTGGCCTCATTCTTCCGTTTCAATCTTTTCAGAGTCTGAAGCAGGTAAAAGGAACCATCTCTATTGCCTATAGCCCCCGCAAAACACAAAGACTTAGAACCTGATATAGCCTTAGACCTAGAGAGAAGCAGCATCTCGTCTACACATGAAACCCAAACTAGATTATTCAGAACCATACTTTCCCAGAAGCCGCTGCCTGCCCAGTACAAAATGTTCAACTGACCCTGTTCCTACAAAACCATCCCCACAGAGTCCAGATCTTTGTGTCTGAGGACAACAGAGAGACCAGGGAATTCTTAGGAGCCTTGCATGCTTGTTTGTATATGCACACACGGGTAGCTTCTGGGTAATACAGTATAACCCTATCCAGTCTTCCTATCTGGGGATAACCCCCCtccctcagagctgaggaccgaacccagggccttgcgcttgctaggcaagcgctcttccactgagctaaatccccaacccagggatACCATTCTTACATGTCTGTCCAAGTACCACTCCTCCAGTACAAGGCCAGTGTCATGCAAATGTACTTACCTGGGCATATCTGCACACCAAGGAGGAAGTCACTTAAGGCTTTGGTGTCCTGGCCACTGGCTGCCCATTCTAGCCCACGGCTAAGCAGAGCAGCTACTTGAAGCTGTTTCAGTACCGCATCCGGCCTACACGTCTGCTCACAGCTGGAGCCTGCACCTAGAGACCACCACCAAAGTCAACACGGATCCTCTGGTCTTCCCACACACATGATCACCAAACCTCCAAGTCCCCATTCTCCTCCTATcttccccaacttttttttttttttttgagacaaggtctcaccacatagtcctggctgactcagaacttttttttttaagatttatttatttattatgtatacaatattctgcctgcatgtgttcctgaaggccacaagagggcaccagatctcattacaagtggttgtgagccaccatgtggttgctgggaattgaactcaggacctctggaagagtagtcagtgctcttaaccactgagccatctctccagctggacTCAGAACTTATTATGTAAGTCAGGATGGCCCcacactcagagatctacctgctgggagtgctaggattaaaggtatgtgctaccatgcccagcatgtCCCCCTAAGTCTCCCATTCTGGTGGACTGGAGTACAATGGGAAGGTAACCCACACACCACTTTCAGGAGATAAGAAAAACTGGCATCTAAATTAGAGTCAGGCACAGTTCAAACATCCATCTtgtcaacacttgggaggtagaggcaagaggaacaGGAATCCAAGGGCATCCTTGACTAAAAGAgtaaacttgaggccagcctagtcgaTATGAGAACctgttttataaaaaaagaaaggaaaggaaaagagaaaacttaaaaaaaaaaaaaaaaaaaaattagccaggcagtggtggtacatgcctttaatcccagcactcaggaagcagagccaagcggatctctgtgagttcaaggccagcctggtctatagagtgagttccaggacaggaaccaaaactacacagagaaaccctgtctcaaaaaacaaaaacaaaaaaaattaaatcacctTGTTCTTTGTCCTCAGGCCGGGCCCGAAAGAGCAGCTCAAGGCACCTGGAGTGGGGTATAAATAGCAGGAATAAAGAGCAGCTCAAGGCACCTGGAGTGGGGTATAAATAGCAGGAATAAAGAGCTGACCTCAGAAATTAAGACAGCTTCTAAGAATGAAGTCCACCGACCAAGGTCCCGATCAGAGAGCCACCCTTCCGCCCTCTGTCTCCCGGACTCACTGGCTAAACGCACTAAGTGCCTCTTTTTGAGCCTTTAGTTGTGACCAGGCCTGGCCCTGAAGCAGGTGGGTAGCAGAGACCCAGATCGGGCAGTAGGGcagttctttggttctttttctggCATTTTCCCACAAGGACATCTTGGGACGCAGAGATGAAGTTCGACTGAGCAGCTCCCCGCATACAGTCAAAGCGTCTGGGGCTCGGCCTGCCTGGATCAGCGCTGCTGCCATCTCCAGACACAGCTCTGGTATACTGGGCTCCGGAGAGGAGGTGGGCGGGGAGAACTGGGGGGAGAGGGGCAGTGTCCTGGAGTGGCATGAGCCATCACTCCCGAGCTCTTCATCAGGCTCCAGGACCATTCAGAGAGAACTGATCCCTCGGAGACCAATGAAGTGCGGGGTGAGGGGTCCCAACCCACCCACCTAACCGAAAAGAACCTAAAACACACCTACCCTCAGCTCTGTGCCACCCAGCAACATGGCCAGCAGGTCCAAGTAATGCTCCGCAGCGTCTTCTGCCCTGGAGAGTCAGTCAGCTTGTGAGTTTCAACAAGGACCCTGGCCCCCCATAAAGGTTCCAGTGAGAATACTCTCTTGGCTAATGAGGGATGCCTTGGGCCCTGAGGTGTAAGTGAGGAGAAGGGCTTGGGAGCTCCAACCCTGGCTCAGTATAGATCCATCCCATTTCAGGATGGATGGGGTAGGCCACGTCAGCATTTCAAATAGAAGACGTTACCGTCTGGATGAGGGCTTCTCTGTTAAAGCTCCGCTGTAAGGCAGGAAGCTATGTCTTGCCCATACTTTAGTCACAGGAATAAGCAATCTCACAAGAGAAGCATGGGGTCTGGGGAacatggttcagtggataaagagcTTGCTATGCAAATGTGACAAGTTTAGAGCTCCAGTACTCTTGTAAAAACCCTCTACAGcaatacactttttttttggtttctctttgtagcaccAGCTGTCCTGGAAGGCACTCTGTAGAtggagctgtcctggaattcagagagccacctgcctctgcctcccgagtgctgggattaagggcatgtaccaccacctccgCAGCCACcgccaccagcagcaccaccaggcaacaaaatacatttttaaccaCAGCACTGGGAGTGAGGGAGGAGTCAGAGACTAGCAAATCACAAGgcttcactggccagccagtctagccaaaactaGTGAGCCGTAGGTtcactgagagatcctgtctcaagaaatataGTAGATAACAATCGAGGAAGACATCTAATGTCAATCTCTAGCTTTCACACCCCCCAAATCAGCCAAGTGGAAGCTCTCCCTGACCCCGCATGCACAGATATACCAcacataccaaaaataaataaaattttagagagagagagaatcgcATGCCCAGCAAAAGTATCAGAAGTGGGAAGAGGAGCTCTGGTGAGCAGTGGGGAGACTCACCTCCCTGTCTGTAGACATCGGCTTGCTAGCAGGTGCTTGGCCTGGCTCTGTGTGCCACagtgaagaggagaggaagggtcaGGTTGTGGGAGTAGCAACTCTACCTCAATGAGAAGTCTGAGCATGTCAGGACTGTGAGTGGTACTCAAGGCCTAAAAGGACCAGAAAGAATTTAAGTCTTTGAGGACCACACATCTGTGTACTTCTGTCTTGCTGAGTCATCCTGGACCAGAAAGAATTTAAGTCTTTGAGGACCACACATCTGTGTACTTCTGTCTTGATGAGTCATCCCAACACAAGTGCCTGAGCAGTCCTCCACAAGGTGTCTGGAAGCGCCTCACCTCAACCAGCAGCTCCAGACTCTCCAACTCGGCTGCTGTGTCTCCTAGCTGTCGATATATTCTGGAGGCCTCCAAAAGAGGAAGGGCACAGGTTGTTCCCACCTTCAGGGCAGCGGTCAAGTACAGCAGCgctctctgtggatttccctatGTGCATGGAAAGATACAAGCCTTAGCTACCCTGACAAAGCATGATGTCCATGGTTTCCCCCAGTTCCTAAGGCTTTATCTTTACCATCTTACGGAGACAGGTCCCCAGCGCTGTGTACACCTGGACTAACACAGATGGTGGACACAGGCCTGAGGCTGCTTCATGCAGGCTGTTCAGTGCACGGGGTAGGCTCCCTGCGACGAGCTCCTGGAGGCCTGGAGGCAAGCACGGTACAAGCTTAGAAAAGCTCGTAAGGTAGGAAGCATGATGGGAAACAACACCTTAGAGGAACTCCCCGGAAAGACAGAGAGCAGAAACCCAGAGGATCCTTTAGGGAAAGAAAGGATAGATCAGGTTGCTAGACCTTGGCGGCAGGCAAGTGCTGTCAAAAGGACATCCCTCAAACCCTGGGCGTCCTGCAGAATCAATGGGCCATCTGACTTCTCAGCTGGAGGACTCCAGGATTTTAGCAGTAATAGCAGGTCCTCAGAGGTCTCAGTCTGGAGAGAGAAGGACAGTCAGAGGCTGTCATTGGCAAGCACCCTGTCTTCTCCTGTCAGTCTGTCCCACCCAGTCTTTGAGCCCGAGAGTCCTTCTGCTTACTGTACCCCCATTATAAGGGAAAGATAACTACGGGGCAATGATGTGGGCAGGAAGGGAAACCCTAGATAGTGCTGACTGAAGTTCCCGTCACTCATATGCCCAGGTGGACATGGGACAAGGAATGTGTTCGGGTACTATGAGAGGATTGAGCCTGGAAGGTAGCTTTAGTACTCACAGAGCCTTATCCTGACTTGGACTTACTAAGCAACTTTTAAAACTGCCCCCAAAAAATCCCCCAATGAGGAGCTAACCAGAGCAAGGTCACTCAAAAAaactggtttggttttttgtttgtttgcttgtttttgcttcttttgaCAACCATCAATCATAGCAGCCTTCCCAGGGGCTCTCAagttcctaatgctgtgacctcaTGCTGTGTGACCCCCCAACCACACAAttctttcattgcttcttcataactgtaattgcgCTACTGTGATGAATCGTAAGGTAAGTATCTGTGTTTCTGATGGTCCTAGGTGACCCCTGCGAAACGGCCATTCGACtctcaaaggggtcatgatccgcccacaggtggagaaccactgctctagaagctAAGGCAAAAAGGATCATAGTTGAAGATCTTAAACCCAGGCTATAGAGTAGCATGGGCTACCAGTAAGTTCAAAGCTAGACTTGACAACTTATTCAGGTTCTACCTCCAATTAAAAAGTAATGAGAGttgagagctgggtgtggtggttcacagctgtaAATTTCAGAAtcggagaggctgaggcaaggaggACTGCAATAAGTTTGCAGCCTGGGTACacagtaagagcctgtctcaaaaacaaagtgggaGACCTGTCATGGTGGTGTGCTCCTCCAAACCCAGCACTTagaggaggcaggtagatctttgtgggtttaaaaccagcctggactacgttgagagctaaggctacacagtgagaccctgtctccaaaaaaagtgtgtgtgtgtgtgtgtgtgtgtgtgtgtgtgtgtgtgtgtgttggggggtgggagagGTGGACTGCAgaaggcttagtggttaagagcacctgttcttacagaggtcccaggattggttctcagcatccacgtggtggctcacaactatctgtaactccagttccaggggatctgacactctcttctgaccttcatgggtaccaggcatgaacatagtacacatatatgcatgtaggtcaaacactcatacacatagaaataaattttcttaaCACATGGGCAGGAGGGGAGGATGGAAAAAGtatctcagtggtggagtgcctgcctagcatgtctGAGCCCTAGGTAAGCAGTGCAGCTACGGGGAAGAGCGGAGAGTAAGCCCTTTCACCCTCATTTTCCTGGTTACCTGGCTGCCACCGAGGGCTTGCAAGAGCAAGGCCAGGTCCTCCGGGTGGTCAGTCCTCATCCAGAGGATAGCTTGAAGGCTGGCCAGGCAGTGTAAGGTAGGTAGCAGCTCCGGCagaagggaggaagcagaaaggacagAGTGCCACAGCTCCTGGAGTCCCTGCTGTGACTTTGGCTCCAGCTGATTCTGGGTCTCCATCACTGTAGAACACACACGCGCACTCATCCATCTCTCGTCTCCCCACACCCTctggtttttcctttcttaaaactccctgggggttggggatttagctctgtggtagagagcttgcctagcaagcacaaggccctgggttcaatcctcagctccggaaaaaaaaaaaaaaaaaggagggggggtggagagatggctcagaggttaagagcactgcttgctcttccaaaggtcctgagttcaattcccagcaaccacatggtggctcacaaccatctgtaatgaaatctggtgccctcttctggtctgcagggatatgtgcagacagaacactgtatacataataaaaaaaaataaataaatctttattaaaaaaaaaacaaaaacaaaaactcccaaaGATTACAATAATATACCTGGTCTGAAGAACATACAGAGGATGAGGAAAGGGCATCTGCCTTAGTGGAGATGACAGGTTTTGTGCCTCTCACCgccccccatcccctacccacacacacccccttcAAGCATCACCCCAGAATGGAACTGCCAGGggcatgggaggccttacctctCTCTAGGCCCCTTTGAACATCCATGATAAGGTCTTCAGTGAAACCCTGGGTCAGGCTAGCCCTCAGGATTATATAATTACAGATGACAGTCAGCTCCAAGGGAAGAGCGGGAAGAGCAGCAGGGAGTCCTGGAGCGACAGATGCTGGTCTCACAGGCTGTCCCATGAAATACAGCCCAAACGGTTTCCAATCCAGAGATCAACCCCACTCCAACCAAGATGCCTTCAATAAGGAATTCATCTTTTGTTCAGAAACTTGGAAAGAACAAGAAGTTCTTGAAATCTCCTGATAAATCATTTCTTCAAATGTTGcagcgcgcgtgtgtgtgtgtgtgtgtgtgtgtgtgtgtgtgtgtgtgtgtgtgttgtaaggtGAGGGAGAATTCACCTATTGAAAAACAATTCCACCCGTCTCTTAGTGTTTTAAAGAGTGTAGAGAAAAGATTAATAGAATCATTGCACCTGGGGTAAACATCGGAATGCATAGTTATTTTCCATAAGTACTTAGACTTTAAGTAAtcattgtggaaaacagtgattgttttctgtTGTCTAGAGAGCTGTCTTTCTGAAGCCtttgcatgactttggtcacaataCGGTCCTGGCACACCTGGAGCATCTAGAATGATTGGGTACTGCAAACAGTACACAATAAGCGCTGAAGTGCCAAGGGGGTGATGCTTTCCTTCAGAAGAACACGCAGATTAGATCAGGGGCTTTGGTATGAGGAACTAACAGTCAACAGATACGCCTTTGCTGTTCGGGGTTCAGTCCACCAGAGGCTGGACCTCCCTGCTGCAAAGAGCCTAAAACTTGCCTTGGCGTGAGTGACCTTCTTTCTTTGATCATCCGCACACTACAGAACACCCGACAAAACAGGGCTCCTAAACGCTCGGAATAATCACCTCAATCCCAGAACCGCTGCTGGAAGCTCTCTGTCTTACCTTGCAAAGTGAGGAGCAGCTCCCTAAACCCTTCCAGTGTGTCTTGAGCCAACTGCTGTCGCCTCAGAGACAGACGAGACTCCCCAGTCAGCTGCTGAAATTAGGAGGGGCCGCTGAGGATCAGGGTGGGACACATTTTCCAGCCACTTCTGGTTCTTTGGGCAGAGATCAAGCTCTGCTCCTTCCCCCAGGGTTTGCTTCTAATCATTGCAAACCCGCTTCCTGGGATCTTGAGGATACAAGGCGAGGGTCCCAGAACCATCTTACCCTAGTCTGTCCAACGAGCCAGTCATTCTTTTCCCTCCACAGGTCCAGGCTACTAGAAGATGTCTGGGGGAGGGCTGCAATGGTCTGGCTGCACATTGTCGCCGAGGTTGAGCCCCGTCACCCGAAGAGGTCTTCTGATGGGCGATGCTGGTCCCGCCGACGCCTTCGCCCTAGCCGCGAGGAGGGTGCCCACTCGGGCGCCCGGCGCCCCTCTGGGTCTCAGCCGGCGGGCTCTCGGAGCCCGAAGCTCAACCTTCCCGCCGCCGCCCACCGCGGCTCTGGTTGGCCAGGCTGCAAAACTCTCGGCCACGGTTGGTCCTCTTCCAGAGTCGGTTCCCGCGGGAAACTGAAAAGAGACCCGGAACAAGGAGGTGGGGAGACGGGGCAGCCACAGGCCAGGGACAGACTGTTGGCCTTCGCGGGGGCCAGTAGTGAGACTAGGTTAGCAGGAGCGGGTGTTGGCACCAGAGTCCCTGGCTCGGCTCTGCCTTAGAACCAACGGCAGCCCAGGTTTTCCACTCCGTGGCAGGCTGGCCCGCGCGGTGCCTGCTGGGGGTTGTAGTACAGTGGAGAGCGCCCAAGAAAggattcccccccacacacacacacctccactcactcctcccctctctccctccccccatccccctgCAAAAGGAAAATGTCTCCTAAAAGCTAAGGACAGAGGACTGAAGCCCTTAGTAATCTTCCCATCCTTTCTTTTTGAGCAAAAAGCGTGGGGAATCTGACATCCCTACGcagcaagaagaaaaaagtacTGGGCTCAGTGTATATAAACATCAATTCAAAATGAttcacaaaagaaatacaaaagccCCAAATATAAAgctcagaaaacaagaaatcaccTTCATGGGTTTGACAAGTTTTGGTTTGGGTTCGTTATTGTTATGTTtgaaggtttgtttttgttttttaattatgtgtgtgtctgtgtgggtaggTCTGTGAGGTGGCCAGAGGTGGCCAATACCTGAGTTTAAGGCCTGAGCCGCCTGACATGTGTACTGGGAATGAACTCGAACACAAGCCTGCAAGAGCACAATGCACTCTCAACCcggagccatctgtccagcccagtgttatttttgagagagtctcactatgtaatcctggctggcctggtactggCTTTGCAACCACCAACTAGCggtagtcctcctgcctcggtctctcaagtgctgggattaccaaaaccaaaaaagctgCCAGTCTCAAAGTCCCACCTCACTACTTCCTGTGCATTTCTCTACCCATTTTCTGGGCTCCCTCTCACTCTCTATGGCTACTTCCTGTCAACAAGTCGTTGGCTCCGCCTCTTGGtgcaaggttgattttatttaataaatgcaatctttgggttcacagtgtgatcaaatatccctcaacactctgccttattcctttagaccagtggtttctcaacctgtggctctCGACGGGTGGGATGACTCATTCTCAGGGGTCACCATCAGAAAatcagatatttatttacattacgattcataacagtagccaaactacagttatgaagtagcaaagaaataattttagggggagggggcagtttctccacaacatgaggaactgtgttaaatggtcacagcattaggaaggttgagaaccactcatcTGGACAGTTCTGATCCTGAAGCTGGCTGTTGGGCTAGACTTCATGGTTTGTGCTCATTGGGCACAGAGTTTCTTTGAGGGGATGAGCCATTCTGGAATCGAGAGTTGTCATCTTTGCTAATTATGTACTTACGACCACTGAACTCTACacttttttttggtcttttgagagtCATCTCACTCTGTCGCCCTGGGTGGCCTACAACTTTTTCTGATGACCCAGTGGCCTTTAACGTGTGgcagctctcctgcctctgcctcctgtttgctgagattatgtacttttttttagacttatttatttactgtatttaTGTATCTTATGTACTGTCTGcctaccagaagagggcattagatcccattatagaaatggttgtgaactgccatgtgacccctgggaactgaacttagaacctttggaagaacagtcagtactcttaaccactgagccatctctccagcctgaaattttattttcttgacattttaacTTTCCTGGAGGTTTTGTTCTACTTAATTGATTTGGTCTTGAGgactgcacatgtgtggaggtcaggggacaacttgtgagagtcggtaccagggatcaaactcagtctttacctgctaagccacctctccaccaCCCTACCcctacacacactttaaaaaaatacatacttcCAAACGGTGAATTTTGTAGTCATgatagtacatgcctataatgctagcactcaggatgGTGAagtaggagaatcaggagttccaggccatcctggggtaTATAATGAGAccttactgtttaaaaaaaaaaaagttaattttactGTCTTAATTTGTTTGGGTGCTTCCCAGACCAGGTGCCGATTTCTCTCCTTCTCACTCCAACCCTCCTCCATCCCCAGGCTGATGGGGTCCGTCTCTGAGGCCCCCAAATGCTGGTGACAGTGCTTGAAGTGACTGCTTGGCCACCTCAGAGGCTACCAGGGCTGCCAGGTGCCTGAGCCCTGCTGCAGATGTGACAGTGGACCACACAGCACCCATCCCCCACCTCATTCCCCCCTGGGCAAACAGgccaccactgagttacatccgaagtccttgtttttgagatagggtctcactatgtagccctggctaacctggaccTCTCTctatagattaggctggccttgaactcacatagatctgcctgcttttgcctccaagtacacacacacacacacacattataccaCATAAAGCTTTATTGAGATAACAGTCACATATCATGCAAATCACCAATGTAAGTTGTGGTTTCGAGTATATTCACCATGTTGTCCAGAGGCTCCAATTTCTTGTTTGTCACGTGGAGATAATATAACCTCGTGGAATTGTTGTAAGAGAGACATGAGATAATAAATGTAACATGTTTggcacaaaaaaa is a genomic window containing:
- the Fancg gene encoding Fanconi anemia group G protein isoform X1, which produces MCSQTIAALPQTSSSSLDLWREKNDWLVGQTRQLTGESRLSLRRQQLAQDTLEGFRELLLTLQGLPAALPALPLELTVICNYIILRASLTQGFTEDLIMDVQRGLERVMETQNQLEPKSQQGLQELWHSVLSASSLLPELLPTLHCLASLQAILWMRTDHPEDLALLLQALGGSQTETSEDLLLLLKSWSPPAEKSDGPLILQDAQGLRDVLLTALACRQGLQELVAGSLPRALNSLHEAASGLCPPSVLVQVYTALGTCLRKMGNPQRALLYLTAALKVGTTCALPLLEASRIYRQLGDTAAELESLELLVEALSTTHSPDMLRLLIEVELLLPQPDPSSPLHCGTQSQAKHLLASRCLQTGRAEDAAEHYLDLLAMLLGGTELRFSPPTSSPEPSIPELCLEMAAALIQAGRAPDALTVCGELLSRTSSLRPKMSLWENARKRTKELPYCPIWVSATHLLQGQAWSQLKAQKEALSAFSQCLELLFRARPEDKEQGAGSSCEQTCRPDAVLKQLQVAALLSRGLEWAASGQDTKALSDFLLGVQICPGNRDGSFYLLQTLKRLKRKNEATAFWREVQTQAPQEAATWSLPLYLETCLSWIHPPNCEALLEEFGASLLESHDL
- the Fancg gene encoding Fanconi anemia group G protein isoform X2, whose amino-acid sequence is MCSQTIAALPQTSSSSLDLWREKNDWLVGQTRLTGESRLSLRRQQLAQDTLEGFRELLLTLQGLPAALPALPLELTVICNYIILRASLTQGFTEDLIMDVQRGLERVMETQNQLEPKSQQGLQELWHSVLSASSLLPELLPTLHCLASLQAILWMRTDHPEDLALLLQALGGSQTETSEDLLLLLKSWSPPAEKSDGPLILQDAQGLRDVLLTALACRQGLQELVAGSLPRALNSLHEAASGLCPPSVLVQVYTALGTCLRKMGNPQRALLYLTAALKVGTTCALPLLEASRIYRQLGDTAAELESLELLVEALSTTHSPDMLRLLIEVELLLPQPDPSSPLHCGTQSQAKHLLASRCLQTGRAEDAAEHYLDLLAMLLGGTELRFSPPTSSPEPSIPELCLEMAAALIQAGRAPDALTVCGELLSRTSSLRPKMSLWENARKRTKELPYCPIWVSATHLLQGQAWSQLKAQKEALSAFSQCLELLFRARPEDKEQGAGSSCEQTCRPDAVLKQLQVAALLSRGLEWAASGQDTKALSDFLLGVQICPGNRDGSFYLLQTLKRLKRKNEATAFWREVQTQAPQEAATWSLPLYLETCLSWIHPPNCEALLEEFGASLLESHDL